acattgtatagcggtattacgtgccgtaatgtgcaccacttcggggataaaaaggcgtgacgttgtgttgttataaaataaaacaaagaaaatatattataacaaagtttattaacctattttatacaatgtgtacaataaaaacGACTTAcatcataatttaatattaaaacctaCTTTGGTATAACATGTTTACAAAATTCATTTAGCTAAACGCCAACAATGGCTAGCTCTTATTCAATAAGAATAAATCGTTTTGTGCTCAACAGATGGCGTTAAGCTAAAATagcgttgttttatttttgagggggatcAAAACATCTTTAAATaactcctcccgccttgggtgaggtgagagggagtgtcagattcttactgcgACGCGTCTTGGGTCTGCGATTAGtggaaaaaaacatatttcggGTCTGAACGGGGGCCGCAAGTAGGGTTACCAGATCCAGACAGATCATTTCCTGGACATTTCTAGGACCACGAACGGCATCTGAGTTTTGGTGTCCCATCCGAgactaaactgtaaaagtaggtacctagaactaTCGGTTGATGAAACTCAAACTTTTGCAAGTAACTTTCTAAGgactaattttaaactttagctTTTAAATCTTCCCGCCCCACAACACACGCAGCGCAACTTGCGAGCACGTTACAACGCTTGGTTTGAGTTTTGCAGccatagtattgtatttttataacaaaaaactattattttttcattccgGGACAGCAAAGTAAAAATTACTGGACTGCAACCCTAGCCGCAAGACATGTTTTTCCTGCCCATCGCAGACGCAAGACACGTCGCGCCAGCATTTATAACCGCGTGCACCtatattactatttacaaatacataaatacaatatgtatattctagcaataagtacctagtaccaatttatttcgttttattacatactaGATGCAGCAAACACCGTACCGCCTCAAAAATCTTTTTCTGACcgtttaaaccttccctggacttccacaaacaattcaagatcaaaatttgccAAACCGGTCCGAGTCGTTCTCGAGTTTAAAGTAGTGAGACTAATGAATAGCTATTGATTAAATAAGTAGTAATCAGCATCAAtttgtacattattatttatttattattgctttattttcttaataatggcaaaaatgtgtaaaaatcaGCCTAAAATTTTAATCTACTAAGTTGTACATTACAATTTGCGATACATTATccaaataactaaattaaatcatgaaatgtttttttcgaaatcattagtttttaatgaattttgtaaaagatgtgtgtgtgtgtgtgtttgtactGTAACCATATAGTCATATTAGAAAAGTGTCTACTGCACGTGCAAAATCTAGctatgtttacaaatacaaaatcattcaatttaTGATATAAAGTTGTACAACCAACAAAACGttacataggtatttattacataaaaactaaTGCTAAAAGGCCATGTTTCGTTTCCGAACGAAACTATTTACAGTTCTTGTCAATCGATCGACTTTTATTGTTATCAGTACAAGATATATCATTACTTAGCGGTtaaaaatgtggacaattggcaacatgtTTCTAGTATGGGACTGCATATAGGAAAATAGAGAGGTGTTTGGCTTGTATCATCCCGCGCTCCTCGTAAAATGTcacacattatgttaaagggaaatccagttatgacatcttctctttgtatttgcttcatgagaCAGACTATAAAACAgcacccttttttgaggggggaaatcatccaacgacttctcccgctttgggcgagacgagagtgagtgtcagattCTGACTGACTAAAACATCACCCTTTTTTTAGGATGAAAAATtataatgacttctcccgccttgggcgatacgagggagtatcagactcttactgactaaaacatcACCCCGTTctaactcctgcttttcgagaagCTCCTACGCTCAATACGAGCCAAGCAGTGTTTAAAAACCTCGCTGAAGTATCTAGTTATCAATTAAAACGAACTCATGCGTTTTGACATGCTGTTTAAAAGATTTCAGAGTGACATATTGCTTCTGACAAACATTGCATTCAAACGCTTTAGCCTTGTCACCTTGCGTTTTATGTACGGGCAAATGTTCTTTGAGTTCAGCTTTACTCAAGAACGTTTTATCACATTCCCTGCAATCTAGAGTTTGCTTTTGCCGTTCATGTTTTTTTCTCATATGATTAGTGTAATACTGTTTCCAAGTGAAAGATTCACCGCATAGCTCGCAGgtgataattttgattttttcgCGATGTTTTTCCAAACAATGGAGGTGTCTTAAGTATTCGCCGGCAAATCTTTCGTCACAGTATAAACATTTGAATTTTAAGGCTTGCTCGTGAACAAGCTCTTCATGTTTCCttctatatttttctaaagcGAAAACTTTATCACAAACTTTACAAGGGAATTTGCCTACGTTATGAATTTTAACGTGTTGTTTAAGTCGATTTTCGGCTAAAAACGTATCGCCACAGTCATCGCAGACATAGTTATTGTAATGGGCGTTCATATGAGCGTCTAAATGCAAGTAGTTAGTGAAGTGTTCTTTACAGAGGGCGCAGTTGAGTTCCTGCCTTAGAACGTACGGTATGACTCTAGTGTAGGCTTGGTCTAATAGGACCCTATGTTTGACGCGTAAATGTTTAAACATGTCGTTCCAATTATTGATGACTACGCAGCAGACTGTGCATAGGAGATTATCTATGTCTAATTTGATTACCTCGTTCATCCAGTACGGCCGCATGGTGTATTCGATTTTCTCTATCCTGTGACTCACGTGTTCTGTCCTAGTGTGTGTGCGTAAGTCGTCTGGGTCTTCAAAATGAGGCCCGTCCGTAGAGCAGTACGCGCAGTAGTAGCGAATGTTTTTGGATTTGTAGGGGGTCGCGTTCGTGAATGTTAGGATCGCTTTAATCTCTTTTATTAGTTGGTATGTCTGTTCCTTCTTCGGGTCTCGATGTTCTGTAAAACAAAGTTAGATTTTAGatctttttgaaaaaaattggGTGGTTAACATTGAAAAGGGAAATTATACCACCTGTGTTGGAAACCTCCTCCTTTTGTGAAGACGGTTAAAATACTGGATACGTACTAAATGAAGACCTATCTGAACATCTAATAATGGGTTAGTCAATACTATTAGTACCTTGCCTTGctttaaatttcttttaaaaaccaGCAATTACAAACGTGTGATAAAAACCCAGAAGGAAATCCAAGAAAGGCTCTGCATCGGTTTTTTTACTTCtttcgccctgggcgaggcgagagggagtatcagactcttactgactaaaaaccttcccattcctactcctgcttttccacgtttggcatcagccctactggaccacatctgtggtggtctgatggctctttgcaTATGTACTGCATACATTCATGACCAACAACTTTTTAAGTGTGGTAGTGTCGACTGTATTTTATCACCAGAAACAATCCTCAAAGCTATATGCTTATTTAGAATAGCTGCCTATTTTCATCTCTAGGCGGCGCCACATTCGTTTTATATCCGAAGAaggaagaaaaaatacaaataattatgcaaaaacacatttatttgatatcacacataataataagagttactgtttctttttttagcAGATAGCGCTAGTGTAGCGTGAGGTCCAATAGAGAATTAtctttttgaggggaaaaaatcatccaatgacctcttccaccttgggcgaggcgagagggagtggcagactcttactgactaaaaaccaccccgttcctactcctgctttttgagccggagccccggtaacccgcttggtATTCATTAGCTCCAGAATAGAGAATTGGTTTGTATCAAACCACTGCACATTAAATTTTTGATAGCTACAGTGATTGGATAAACAAGACTTCCCGATTCATTTACACCTCTGATTGGCTACTCCAATTTAGCCAACCAATTAAGAGGGCTAAACGCGGAAACATTTCCATCGCGTTACCCGTAAAAGATACTCGCACTAGGTCCCTGGTCCACTAGTGAACACAAAAGCAGTAGGTCTCAACGAATGGGGGGATGTGAGCAATCATGTTTTTTCACCAGATGGTGCAAATTTAGTAACAGGTCtgtttgtccaatcactgcggctgtcaaatattgaacttCTAATGGTGTGTCCCATCTGGCGAGCAAAAATACAGTAGTCCCCATTAAAGAAGACATATCGCGCGCTGACCTAAAGTAACATGAGAAAAGAGTAggaaaaagtaagaaaaatggTTTGATTTCTACACAAATTAAGCAAAAATGCTATCCTGGCTACAATTATCATTACAATTAGCTTCCAAATCGCCTTTAGCCTCCTCAGCATGCTTAGTAACATGCTGTATCCACGCTTTCTTTTGTATGACCAGAAAAGAGtaggaaaaactaaaaaagtaacgtcacgtcacgccctttatccccaaaggggtagttAGAGATGCcttgcacattatggcacttaatgccactgtacaatataagtcccatgtaatagggggtgagcttattgccatattataccgggcagaattccagactccgtgatactactgagaaattttggaaaaaccgaaatgaaaaccagtaatactttgcccgacccgggaattgaactcgaATGAACTGCGGGCATAGGGGATGCCGGCAGTCGCACATGCAACCATTCGACCAACCATTTATGCttaatttcatttgaaatcTGAGAGAAagtatctcagtagtagcacggacgctggaattgtgtccagtataaggcaatcggctcacctcctattacatgggactgataacacatatagtgaaaagtggagtgtacattgtatagcggcattacgtgccgtaatgcgcacTCTGCCTatccattcggggataaaaggcgtgacgttatttgtttttttttaagcaaaaatGCTATTCTGGCTACAATTATCATTACAATTAGCTTCCAAATCGCCTTTAGCCTCTTCAGCATGCTTAGTAACATGCTGTATCCACGCTTTCTTTTGTATGACCAGAAAACAGTAGGAAAAAGTAGAGAGAGGTGCCTTGCACATTATgacacttaatgccactgtacaatataagtcccacgtaatagggagtgagcctattgccattatactgggcataattccagacaccgtgatactactgagaaattttggcaAAACCGAAAagaaaaccagtaatactttgcccgacccgggaatcgaactcgagacccattgcccgacagtcgcatttgcgaccactcgaccaaccaTTTTTgcctaattttatttgaaatctgAGGGAAagtatctcagtagtagcacggattctggaattgtaTCCAGCATATGGCAAtcggctcacctcctattacatgggactgataacacatatagtgaaaagtggagtgtacattgtatagcggcattacgtgccgtaatatgcacctctgcctaccccttcggagataaaaggggtgacgttgtttgttttttttaagcaaaaatGCTATCCTGGCTACAATTATCATTACAATTAGCTTCCAAATCGCCTTTAGCCTCTTCAGCATGCTTAGTAACATGCTGTATCCACGCTTTCTTCTGTATGAACGTATCGCCACAGCGTTCACAAGTATACGTAGGCTGACTAGCATGAATTTTCATATGGGACCTTAAAGACGTCCTCGTCACGTAGTACTTTGAACATATTTGGCACTGGTACTCCTtcaattttgtatgtttaacTATATGTCTCTTCATTTCGTTTTTATTGTAGAACCCTTTACCGCATTCCGGGCATTGATGTGGTCTTAGTAAGAGATGGAAGTGGTTCGTATGGGATTTCAAAGAGCGTTGGCTGTCAAAGGTTTTGCCGCACGCTTTGCAAGAAAATTGGGGTATTGGAGCCCCATGGACTTTGACTTCATGATCATTTTTCCTAACTGTATCCATGAATTTCTCATCGCAGTATCCACATTTCCTTGTTTTAGAGCCTTTCATGTGTAAAACTCGTTCATGTTCTTTCATTTTGATTCGTGTATCGAAGATTTTCGGACAAAATGCGCAAACAAAGACGCCTTTCTGATGTCTTATCGCGTGTGTTCTTAAAGcccttttattaataaagtgtttgcCGCAATCACCGCATTCATAGTTAGAGTAATGCTCAGTCATATGCTCAGATAGGtgcttaaaaaaatcaaattgctTCGAACAGAGGGCGCATTTcaaaaattcattattaaactTGAACGGGATTATATGATTGGGTATATCCAAATGCATCGGTTGATGGTGATTGGTCTTCAAATGCTCCATTACGTCTTTCAAGCTTTCTATTGGCAGATCACAGATTTCGCATTTGAGATCGGTTATGTCGATTCTAAGGACCATGTCGGCGACATATTTTACGGTTTCTATGGGTTCTGAATTTGAGAAATGTGTGGTTAATGTGTGTTTTTTGAGTTGGATCGGATCTGGGGTCTGATATCGGCAGTGGAGACAAGCGTATCCGATGCCCCAGTGTCCCTTGATGGGCGTCGCGTTGGTACACTTTATAATCGTGCGTacgttttctttgaatttttcTACTACGATCTTACTTTTCTGTTTGGTCTCTTCCATCGCAGTGTCATTCCACTGGACATCTACAAACAAGAGTTTCTTCTTTAGTTTCTTGAACATGTAATTCATTAAAGTCATTAAGAATAGAAGCGCAAAGTTCTTTTTCGTATGCCCCTTTTTCATTTTCGCTTCCCAAAATTTCCAAATATTCCTCGTTTTCTTTTTGTCCCCATTTAAGATtcggataaaaatatattttggtaaaaaaacGACAtcatattagaaaatatttattaagtatcgACATAAGTAATGTACTTGTTtggtacaataataattaaatatttacaaaacaatatctaATTTAGATAAATCAACAAAGAACATgtcattgtaaaaatatattctctaatacttatttctatatattttttaaatacgtttgAATATGGTCCTAACCAATGCAACTTTTTTGGACCAAATACAATGGAGATGGACTATCGGCCTCAATTACTAACGCGAAGTCCTGcgtgcgtgagcgatctagaagcgaaggCGATGCGGCGCGAAATcaataaactattaaaatatattgacgTGGCTTACGTCACCAATCGCACATGGAAAACGGTGTGGCGCGGCGTGAACGTGATCAACTAGCTTGTTATTTTCACGCGAACTGGACGCGGTGCCAACACGTTTTTCTTTTGATTCACATGCACTTATTACATGCATAGCCgccgcgtcacaccgcatcgcgttcaAATCGCGTGagaccgcaccgcttcgcgtccGCTTTTaaatcgctcacgcaggacgttGCGTAACGGAcccaatccaaaatctttggataaGATAAATATAGATAGATTTTCTACATTAGTTGTGTTGTATGGTATGGTTTCTCTCAAAAACTTAGAACGATCCAGAGATTTTGAATTAGGAACGGTTATTAATTTCGGCTGTAAACAAGCCATAACACTCAGTGTTTCACAAAGCAATTTAGCCGGAagatattgaaatgtttttgaaacGGAAACTTGTACATACGTCATTTAATGAAGGGATTTTTTGTTCACCAAATTACGCTAATGTAACTTGAAGTGTagatgtaaaaaattaaatggccAATGGTTTGAAATTAGCTAATTGACATCTAACGGACCTCGGACGGACCAACGGACTATCTAATGAACTTCATTAGAtctctgaataaaaaaaatacgtcttttTTATTGGTAATGGGACGGCGTTTGGCCACAAACTCTTGGTGGTAAACGATGATGCGGCCTTTGATGtgatgatataagccggtaaacgagcaaacggatcacctgatggtaagcaatcgcacgTCCATTAAtgcccgaaacaccaaaagcgttacaagtgcggtgcCTTTAGGGGGTTAGCAATTGTGGCTTCTGTAACCTAACTAGCGAAAcacaacccaagcgttgtttcacgtcggttttctgtgaggccgtggtatcactccggtcgagccggccttacagtgccgaagcatggctctccttgGCAAAGAAGCTCAAGGTGGTCAGTTCTTGGGCCGATTGATCTAAACAATAGTACTATGTATAGTCCTCATATGTCCCTTCCAAGCAGTTCTATGGACAAACGTCCGTTCACACCGATCACATTTAAACCTCCGATCATCTAAATGCCCCCTTACATGCTGATTCAAACTACATTTCGTACCAAATGACTTCGTACACATATCGCATTGAAATTCCCTTGTCTTCGTATGAGTTACCGTATGCGATCGTAACTCAATTTTAGAGAAAAATGCCATTTCGCAATACGAACATTTATGGGGCCTCAGCATCAGATGGTAGCGTTTTCTGTGTGTTAGTAAGGAACTTTGACTATTATAAGATTTGTTGCAAGCTTGGCAAGAGAAAACTAAGGGTTTAACCCCATGTTTTTTTACTTCGTGAGCTTGTACTAAGTCTAATGTGCCAAAGCGCTCGCTACAGAAAGAACATTTGCGAGTTTTACTCGACAAAGCGTGCACTACTCTCTCGTGAACACTCTTTTTTGGACGAGAATCGAAGACTTTAGGGCAATGAGAGCATTTAAAAACTCCCTTTCTATGTCTATAAATATGTGTTTGCATACATTGTTTGTTAATAAACGCTCTATCGCAATGAGAACATTCAAAATTCCTGTAATGTTCACTCATATGTTCGGATAGTagcttaaaatgtttaaaatcttTTTGACAAAACACGCATTTCATCGTATCCGTATGAAAAACGAAAGGAATGAAATAATTTTTGGTATCcgtatgatattttttatcgtgTATTTCGGCTAGATGTGCGGTCAATAATTCTAATTTATCTACGTTTAGATTGCAAATTGTGcattttaaatctgttatatcgAGTCTAATGAATAGATCCGACACGTATTTCGCTTTTATAACATCATCGATCAAGCTATGTGCCTCTAGATTATGCTTTTTCAAATCAGAAGGTAATTCTCTATGTTCTTTGcaatagttacaataaaaaccgCGCCCCGTATACCCTTTTATAACAGTGGCATTAGAATTATGTAGTATAGTTTTAAGGTTATCtttatgtttattcatttcattaacTTCTTGTTTTACTGATTCCTTTGTCCCTTTCTTGAATTTATCGTTTACTATCGCTTTGTAACGCGTTCTAACTTGTTCTGCGTCGACTTGATCACATTTTTTGATAGGCTCAAACGAAATTTCTATTTTAGCCGCAAAATCTTTAACTTCATTCGATTTATCAATTGGAACATCCTTTGCTACTATcttttctttcatttttaatttattacattctatttgttttattgttttctcgTCCAATGCGGTAGTTTTAAACATTGTAGGTTTTTTCCTTAGCCGTTTTGTGCGTCTTTCCAATTTTGTTTTCGTTGTATTGTCAATCGGGACATCTACAACAAGAAATTCATTTATTGATTTCGACATTTTCatcatttatattgtttaaaataggttttatgCTAATAGCCTTGTGCTCACATAGATattgtaatttctttatttaaaatcaccTTCTTTGTGCTTACGTGTGCAACGCATGTTTATTTATGGCCAAACCTTTTAAAAGGCAGGAAaataatgacttctcccgccttgggcgaggcgagagggagtgacagattcttactaaaaaccactctgttcctacaccagcttttcgagccggagccgtggtaaactcgctaggtattCTGCAGCCTGAGATCGGATATCGTCAGCCTAACCTTTCTTCGGATGAACAGTAACGCATATCTAAGAATTAATCCCGTGTAAGCAATAGAAGACCGCGCACAGCACGCTGTGTGGCGTCTGCCTAGATGAAGCCTAAGCCATCTGATTTATTTAGAAACACATTAGAGGCCATGTCGGATAACGCTGCCCGACGCTAGTGGAGGAGTATAGCCTTTAACTGTTTGTTGTTGCCAGTGAAAGGCTTAATGAAAACCAGCCTATCCTCTATTGCACAAACATGGCTCACGTTACATTAGTTTCATTTGGTGAACAAAACACAAATACGCAATATCTACACAGAAGTATTATGTATCCTCATCATATGCCGTTTCCAAGAAGTCATATACAAAAATGTCCGCCCACACACATCACACTTAAACCTCCGATCATCTAGATGAATCCTAACATGTTGAGTCAAACAACACTTCGTCCCAAACGATTTCGGACATATCTTACAtttataattctttattttcgtatGAGTTACAGTATGAGACTCCAAGTCTTTTTTGGAAAAGAACGCCATCTCGCAATACGAACATTTATGGGGCCTTAACATCAAATGAAAGTTTTTTCTATGCCTCAATAAGGAGCCCTGgctattataaattttgttgcAAGCATCACAAGTGAATTCTAAAGGTTTAACCCCATGTTTTTTTACTTCATGAGCTTGTACCAAGTCTGTTGTACCGAAACGTTCGTTGCAAAAAGAACATTTGCGAGACTTACTCGACATAGTATGTACTACTCTTTCGTGAGCGCTCTTGTATGCCCGATTAGGAAAGACTTTAGGACAATGAGAGCATTTAAAAACTCCCTTTTTATGTCTCCGCATATGTGTCCGGCGACATTGTCTGTTAATAAACGGTCGATCGCAGACAGAGCATTCAAAATTCCTATAGTGTTCACACATATGCTCAACAAGTAACTTGAAATGTTTAAACTCTTTCTTACAAATCATGCATTTCATTGTATCTGTGTCCAAAACGAATGGAATGAAGTAATTCTTGATATCCGGGTGAAACTTTTTATCGTGTACTTTGTTTAGATGTGCAGTCAAATCTTCTAATTTATCTACGTTTAGATTGCAAATTGTGCATTTTAAATCAGTTATATCGAGTCTAATGAATAGATCCGACACGTATTTCGCTTTAATAACATCGTCGACTAAGCTGTGTGCCTCTAGATTATGTTTTTTCAAATCTGTAGCTAACCGTCTATGCTCTTTACAGTAATTGCAGTAAAATCCGCGGCCCGTATACCCTTTTATTACAGTAGCATTAGAATAATGTAGTATAGTTTTAAGGTTATCtttatgtttattcatttctatGACTTCTTGCTTTACTGATTCCTTAGTCCCTTTTCTGAATACTAAAGCTTTATTACTGGTTTTGAATTGTTCTTTCTTGATATTTTCTAGTGTAATCTTAACTTTAGCACCAGAATCTTTAACTTCAGTCTTTTTATCAATTGTACTGTCCTCAGGAAACGTTCtcatttcttttacttttaatttctttagttctatttgttttattgttttctcaTCCAATGCGGTTGTCTTAAATATTGTAGGCGTTTTCATTAGCCGTTTTGTGCGTCTTTCCAATTTTGTTTTCGTTGTATTGTCAATCGGGACATCTACAACAAGAAATTCATTTATTGATTTCggtatttttatgacaattcTATTAAAAAGTAGCTTTTTTTTACGCTTCTCTTATCCCCATAGGCATATTAAGTTCTTTATTTTAATCCACctgtttacctatttatttataaaacctttTGTATTTGATTGTCAACCGCGTAGATGAATATTTTGTAGTCCATCCCTTGATCAGATAACAGTTTCTAATATTGAAGTACTTTATTGTACAACTACGTAATTTCTCTCCCCCCCTTCAAATTACGGAATGAAGAAGTTTTTGAAATCCTTGTGGATAAGTACGTTTTGTCAATTCACACGGAGACGCGTCACGACGCTACTGGAAGAGGCTAGTAATATGGGGCTCCACTATGTATCGACATGAGACGCATCTCTTTAATTTTTACACTTGGAAAACAAAAATTGTGTATTGAGCCACTGTTTTATAAAATGGCCGAGCAGCGTTGCGTCTCAGTGTAAGCTGAGCTAAAGTTATTCCGTCACAGTAGTCACATTTAGGGTGAAAATTGCGTAAAGCGGTCGCCCGCACGGACCTATGTAAAAGTGTCACGTGACTGGCATCAATCGTGTGACCACGCGCGGAGCTTTCCGAACGGGTTTGctggcttttttgagggggtaaatcatcgAATGACGTCTCTCTCCTTCGGGTCCGAGAgtatcagacttactgactaaaaaccagcctgTTCGTACGCCGCCTACGAGCCCGAGCTACGGTAACCCGTTCATCTTCCTTCACTTCATAACGcttataaatacattaaatgaGTTGTTTTTAGTTTCAACCCAAGCTTTCGATAATGTAGCACACTTTATTTAGCATAAAATATTACCAAACTGTTGGTTACTGTTACAGGTACTCACGCAAAATAtagttactaaaaatataattgaaaaagGTAAACAAATTGAAGAATATAGTAATAGATTCACTATATTTCCTATGGGAGTATCCCAAGGCAATGTTTTGGGACcattctttttttaacattagcAGTTCGATAAGAAGTGTTTATGTTAAAAgcaatat
This is a stretch of genomic DNA from Spodoptera frugiperda isolate SF20-4 chromosome 24, AGI-APGP_CSIRO_Sfru_2.0, whole genome shotgun sequence. It encodes these proteins:
- the LOC118278924 gene encoding zinc finger protein 2 isoform X4; its protein translation is MSEEKTEVETFFGRCRCCLTYGYLKNMWLEHKYNGNPEIYGEMLAKCFALTWDHSEDSVDQDQICEDCIIRLRDAYDFKKVVLDSQEELTRILEDENQATIKEERLDEQLLAEHGDDDDYDDNISNTETEYITFNNDTMESIKEEAPETEYTDIEYLEDEVANIAKAEDNSVAEDVAKDSGDSVSDSSQSYKRPTPRKKRARVSEPEDDDDESKPKRKWPPKLPKSERHKTYKQYSETDLRKCLEEVRSGSLTPADASLQYNIPKKTICAKLKMTSTEHRDPKKEQTYQLIKEIKAILTFTNATPYKSKNIRYYCAYCSTDGPHFEDPDDLRTHTRTEHVSHRIEKIEYTMRPYWMNEVIKLDIDNLLCTVCCVVINNWNDMFKHLRVKHRVLLDQAYTRVIPYVLRQELNCALCKEHFTNYLHLDAHMNAHYNNYVCDDCGDTFLAENRLKQHVKIHNVGKFPCKVCDKVFALEKYRRKHEELVHEQALKFKCLYCDERFAGEYLRHLHCLEKHREKIKIITCELCGESFTWKQYYTNHMRKKHERQKQTLDCRECDKTFLSKAELKEHLPVHKTQGDKAKAFECNVCQKQYVTLKSFKQHVKTHEFVLIDN
- the LOC118278924 gene encoding zinc finger protein 69 homolog isoform X3 codes for the protein MSEEKTEVETFFGRCRCCLTYGYLKNMWLEHKYNGNPEIYGEMLAKCFALTWDHSEDSVDQDQICEDCIIRLRDAYDFKKVVLDSQEELTRILEDENQATIKEERLDEQLLAEHGDDDDYDDNISNTETEYITFNNDTMESIKEEAPETEYTDIEYLEDEVANIAKAEDNSVAEDVAKDSGDSVSDSSQSYKRPTPRKKRARVSEPEDDDDESKPKRKWPPKLPKSERHKTYKQYSETDLRKCLEEVRSGSLTPADASLQYNIPKKTICAKLKMTSTDVQWNDTAMEETKQKSKIVVEKFKENVRTIIKCTNATPIKGHWGIGYACLHCRYQTPDPIQLKKHTLTTHFSNSEPIETVKYVADMVLRIDITDLKCEICDLPIESLKDVMEHLKTNHHQPMHLDIPNHIIPFKFNNEFLKCALCSKQFDFFKHLSEHMTEHYSNYECGDCGKHFINKRALRTHAIRHQKGVFVCAFCPKIFDTRIKMKEHERVLHMKGSKTRKCGYCDEKFMDTVRKNDHEVKVHGAPIPQFSCKACGKTFDSQRSLKSHTNHFHLLLRPHQCPECGKGFYNKNEMKRHIVKHTKLKEYQCQICSKYYVTRTSLRSHMKIHASQPTYTCERCGDTFIQKKAWIQHVTKHAEEAKGDLEANCNDNCSQDSIFA
- the LOC118278924 gene encoding zinc finger protein 91 isoform X1, which encodes MSEEKTEVETFFGRCRCCLTYGYLKNMWLEHKYNGNPEIYGEMLAKCFALTWDHSEDSVDQDQICEDCIIRLRDAYDFKKVVLDSQEELTRILEDENQATIKEERLDEQLLAEHGDDDDYDDNISNTETEYITFNNDTMESIKEEAPETEYTDIEYLEDEVANIAKAEDNSVAEDVAKDSGDSVSDSSQSYKRPTPRKKRARVSEPEDDDDESKPKRKWPPKLPKSERHKTYKQYSETDLRKCLEEVRSGSLTPADASLQYNIPKKTICAKLKMTSTDVPIDNTTKTKLERRTKRLRKKPTMFKTTALDEKTIKQIECNKLKMKEKIVAKDVPIDKSNEVKDFAAKIEISFEPIKKCDQVDAEQVRTRYKAIVNDKFKKGTKESVKQEVNEMNKHKDNLKTILHNSNATVIKGYTGRGFYCNYCKEHRELPSDLKKHNLEAHSLIDDVIKAKYVSDLFIRLDITDLKCTICNLNVDKLELLTAHLAEIHDKKYHTDTKNYFIPFVFHTDTMKCVFCQKDFKHFKLLSEHMSEHYRNFECSHCDRAFINKQCMQTHIYRHRKGVFKCSHCPKVFDSRPKKSVHERVVHALSSKTRKCSFCSERFGTLDLVQAHEVKKHGVKPLVFSCQACNKSYNSQSSLLTHRKRYHLMLRPHKCSYCEMAFFSKIELRSHTVTHTKTREFQCDMCTKSFGTKCSLNQHVRGHLDDRRFKCDRCERTFVHRTAWKGHMRTIHSTIV
- the LOC118278924 gene encoding zinc finger protein 37 isoform X2, which codes for MSEEKTEVETFFGRCRCCLTYGYLKNMWLEHKYNGNPEIYGEMLAKCFALTWDHSEDSVDQDQICEDCIIRLRDAYDFKKVVLDSQEELTRILEDENQATIKEERLDEQLLAEHGDDDDYDDNISNTETEYITFNNDTMESIKEEAPETEYTDIEYLEDEVANIAKAEDNSVAEDVAKDSGDSVSDSSQSYKRPTPRKKRARVSEPEDDDDESKPKRKWPPKLPKSERHKTYKQYSETDLRKCLEEVRSGSLTPADASLQYNIPKKTICAKLKMTSTDVPIDNTTKTKLERRTKRLMKTPTIFKTTALDEKTIKQIELKKLKVKEMRTFPEDSTIDKKTEVKDSGAKVKITLENIKKEQFKTSNKALVFRKGTKESVKQEVIEMNKHKDNLKTILHYSNATVIKGYTGRGFYCNYCKEHRRLATDLKKHNLEAHSLVDDVIKAKYVSDLFIRLDITDLKCTICNLNVDKLEDLTAHLNKVHDKKFHPDIKNYFIPFVLDTDTMKCMICKKEFKHFKLLVEHMCEHYRNFECSVCDRPFINRQCRRTHMRRHKKGVFKCSHCPKVFPNRAYKSAHERVVHTMSSKSRKCSFCNERFGTTDLVQAHEVKKHGVKPLEFTCDACNKIYNSQGSLLRHRKNFHLMLRPHKCSYCEMAFFSKKDLESHTVTHTKIKNYKCKICPKSFGTKCCLTQHVRIHLDDRRFKCDVCGRTFLYMTSWKRHMMRIHNTSV